In [Mycobacterium] stephanolepidis, the genomic window ACCATCGGCCACACCTGGGCGTCGGCACCGACGATGAAGTCGATGACCACTGGGCGATCGTTGATGGCCCGCGCCTCTTCGATCACCTTGGCCACATCCTCTTCACGCTCGCAACGCAATCCGACGCAGCCGAGCGCCTCGGCCAGCTTCACGAAATCGGGGATGCGACGCGAGTGCGTCGCCAGGTCGGTCTGCGAGTAGCGCTGGTCGTAGAACAGCGTCTGCCACTGCCGAACCATGCCCAGGTTGCCGTTGTTGATGAGCGCCACCTTGATGGGCACGCCCTCGATGGCGCAGGTGGCCAACTCCTGGTTGGTCATCTGGAAGCAGCCGTCGCCGTCGATGGCCCACACCTCGGCCTCGGGCCGCGCCATCTTGGCACCCATGGCAGCGGGCACCGCGAAGCCCATCGTGCCCAGGCCACCGGAGTTGAGCCAGGTACGCGGGTTCTCGTACTTCACGAACTGCGCGGCCCACATCTGGTGCTGCCCAACGCCCGCCACATAGACAGCGTCGGGTCCGGCGATCTTGCCCAACGTTTCGATGACGAACTCCGGGCCCAGGCTGCCGTCGTGCTGTGCGTCATATCCCAGCGGGTAGGTCGCACGGATACCCGAGAGGTACTCCCACCACTCGGACAGGTCGGTGGTCGCGCCGGTCGCGCGGTCATTCCGGATGGCTTCGGTCAGCTCGGAGATGACGTTCTTCACGTCCCCGACGATCGGCACATCCGCGTGGCGGTTCTTACCGATCTCGGCGGGGTCGATATCGGCGTGAATCACCTTGGCGTCCGGCGCGAACGAGTCCAGCTGCCCGGTGACGCGGTCGTCAAAACGCGCGCCCAGGGTGATCAGCAGATCGCTGCGCTGCAGGGCTGCCACCGCGCCGACGGTGCCGTGCATCCCGGGCATACCCATGTGCAGCTCGTGGCTGTCGGGGAATGCACCGCGCGCCATAAGGGTGGTGACGACGGGGATGCCGGTCAGTTCGGCCAATTCCTTGAGTTCCGGGGATGCGTCCGCGCGTATGACACCGCCACCGACGTACAGCACCGGACGCTTGGCGGCGGCGATGAGCCGAACCGCCTCACGGACCTGCTTGCCATGCGGCTTGGTGACGGGCTTGTAGCCGGGCAGATAGATCTGCGGCGGCCAGCTGAACGTGGTCTGCGCCTGCAGCACGTCCTTGGGGATATCGACGAGCACCGCACCGGGACGACCACTCTGGGCGATGTAGAAAGCCTCGGCGATGACCCGTGGGATGTCCTCGGCGTTGTTCACCAGGAAGTTGTGCTTGGTGATCGGCATGGTGATGCCGGAGATGTCGGCTTCCTGGAAGGCGTCGGTGCCGATGAGGCCCCGCCCCACCTGCCCGGTGATCGCGACCACCGGGATGGAGTCCATCTGCGCGTCGGCCAACGGGGTGACCAGGTTGGTGGCACCCGGGCCGGAGGTGGCCATCATGACGCCGACCTTGCCGCTGGCGTGGGCGTATCCACTGGCGGCATGCCCACCACCCTGCTCGTGCCGCACCAGGACATGCCGGACCTTCACCGAGTCGTACAGCGGGTCGTACACGGGCAGCACCGCACCGCCGGGAATACCGAAGATGACCTCGACACCGAGCTCCTCAAGCGACCGCACTACCGACTGCGCGCCGGTGACACGCTGGGGTGCGACGGTGTTCGCTTCCGGAGCTGCTGCTGGGGCCGGCCCAGAAGCAGAAGCCGGCTTGGGCTTTGCAGGTGCACTCATGGTCTGTCCTCTTGTTATGTCCGTACTGAAAACCTATGGCAACAAAAAACCCCCGCCAGCGGTCTGCTGTACGAGGGTTGCGCGTCGAGTGTGCGCGAGTTGCCTTGGACTCGGGCTACGCGTCGACGCGCATACCGATTACTACGAGCAAGGCGGGGTTGTTCACACCGCGTACGGTAGTCGTTTCTGGAGGTCCGAGTCAAATCCCTGCTAGAAGCGGCTTCGCCGAGCGTGAGGCCACTGGGTTCTGGGCCGAATTCTCGTCCTGGCGTCACCGTCGGGGACAATGGATGGATGACCGAGGAGAAGCGCACAGTCATCAGGACATCGCCGATGGCGCATTTCATGTCCGGGTTCCTGGCGCTCGGCATCCTGACGTTCGTCCTGTATCTCCCGGTCCTCGCGCCGCTGCTGCTGATCCCCGCCGCCATGTCCTATGCCATCTTCCGGTATCGGACCGCGGTCGATACCGAATCGGTGCAGGTACGAACACTGGCAAGCACTCGGACGTTGCCGTGGACCGAGGTCAAGGGCCTCGGATTCGACAGGCACGCCTGGGCACGCGCCGAACTCGTCGACGGCACCTCGCTGCGTCTTCCGGCGGTCACCTTCTCGACGCTGCCGATCCTGTCGGCGGCCAGCAATGGCCGGGTACCGAATCCGTATCAAGGGGTTCAGCGCTAGGCAGCCAATCGGTCCTGCATGCCCCACGGTGCACCGAAGGTATTGAGCCGGTCCAGGAACGGGAGGCTGTCGAAGGCCTCCGGTCCCAGCACACCGGTGCCGCTCCATGCCCCCTCAGCGAGCAGTTCCAGGGCCACCACCGGGTTCACGGCGGTCTGCCACACGACGCACTGCGCACCGTCGCGTGCCATGGTCCACTCGTTGTCGACGACGTGGTGCAGGTAGACCTCGCGGGGCTTGCCGTCCTTGCCGGTCCCGGTCACCCACAGACCCGCACAGGTGGCCCCGCGCATCAGATGCCCCAGCCCGGCCGGGTCCGGTAGGCACGCCGCCACCACATCACGAGGACTGACCGCGGCGGCGCGGCCGTCGGCGTGCACGCTGACCGGGTCGGTGCTGTCCAGCCCGACCAGACGCAGGGTGCGCAGCACGTTGATGAATTCGGCGCCGAGGCCGTATTTGAATGTCACCCGCCGGGCGTTCACCCAGCGCGGCATGAGCACCACTTCCTCGTGCTCGACGTTGACGCATTCGACGGGGCCGATGCCTCCGGGGAAGTCGAAAACCTCCGGTTCGCTGAACGGTTCGGTGGTGAAGAACCCCTTGTTGCGTTCCCAGATCAGCGGCGGATTCAGGCATTCCTCGATGGTCGTCCAGATCGAGAACGACGGCGCGAATCGGTATCCCTGCACCTCGAGATTGGATCCGTCGCGAGTACCCAGCTCGTCGATCTCGGAGAACAGATGATCGGCGGCGTACCGCGCGAACACGTCACTCAGGCCCGGCTCGACCCCGATACCGACCAGGGCCAACAACCCTGCGGCTTCCCACTTTTCGGCCGCGGCGAACTGTTCATCGCCGAGCATCACCCCGGGCAGTTCGTACGGCCGCTCCGGATGACGATGCGACAGGCTCATCGCCATGTCGAGGTAGGTCACGCCTGCCGCGAAACACCCGTCGAACATACTCATCACGAATCGAGGGTCGACCGCGTTGAGCGCGTGGGTGATTCGATGCTCCCTGCACAGCGCCGCGACATCATCGGCGCAAGAGGCGTCGATGCGAGCAGCCGTGAACCGTGGATCACCGAGTCGATCCACCACCGCCTGCGCCCGCGCCATGTCATAGTCCGCGATCACCAGCGCCTCGAAGAACTCACGGCGGGCCGCGATGAACGCCGCCGCGCTGCCCACTCCGCCGGCACCCACGATAAGAATTCGCATGTCTATAACCGCGCCCAGGCCTCGGTGAGCACTCCGCGCAGGATCTGCTCGATCGCATCGAACTCCTGCTTCCCCGAAATCAGGGGCGGTGCAAGCTGAATCACCGGGTCTCCGCGGTCGTCGGCGCGGCAATACAGGCCCGCATCCCAGAGCGCCGCAGACAGGAAGCCGCGCAGCAGTCGCTCACTCTCCTCGCCGGTGAACGTCTCCTTGGTCGTCTTGTCCTTGACCAACTCGATTCCGTAGAAGTACCCCTCGCCGCGCACATCACCGACGATCGGCAGGTCGTGGAGTTTCTCCAGGGTGGCCCGGAACACCGGCGCGTTCTCATGCACCCGATCGTTGAGGCCCTCCCGTTCGAAGATATCGAGGTTGGCAAGAGCCACCGCCGCCGAAACGGGATGTCCGCCAAAGGTATATCCGTGCGGGAAGGTGGTCTTACCGTCGTTGAACGGCTCGAACAGACGGTCCGTGGCGATCATCGCCCCGATCGGCGAGTATCCGGATGTCATGCCCTTGGCGCAGGTGATGATGTCCGGCTGATACCCGAAGTCCTCGCAGGCGAACATCGATCCGATACGGCCGAAGGCGCAGATCACCTCATCGGATACCAGCAGGACGTCGTACTCGTCGCAGATTTCCCGCACCCGCTCGAAGTAGCCGGGCGGGGGCGGGAAACAACCGCCCGCGTTCTGTACAGGTTCGAGGAAGACCGCCGCGACCGTATCCGGCCCCTCGAATTCGATCGCCTCGGCAATCCGGTCGGCGCAGTAGCGCCCGAACGCCTTGGGATCGTGGGCGTATGCCTCCGGGGCCCGATAGAAGTTGGTGTTCGGTGCGCGGAATCCGCCCGGGGTCAGCGGTTCGAACGGCGCCTTGAACGCCGGCAGACCGGTGATCGCCAGTGCGCCCTGAGGGGTTCCGTGATACGCGATGGCACGCGAAATCACCTTGTGCTTACCCGGTTTCCCGGTCAGCTTGAAGAACTGTTTGGCCAGCTTCCACGCGCTTTCCACCGCTTCTCCCCCGCCTGTGGTGAAGAAGACGCGGTTCAGGTCGCCCGGGGCGTACCCGGCGATGCGATCGGCCAACTCGATCGCGGTCGGGGTGGCGTAGGACCACAGTGGGAAGAACGCGAGCTTCTCGGCTTGCCGGGCGGCGGCCTCCGCCAGTTCGGCGCGGCCGTGCCCGGCCTGCACGACGAACAATCCCGAGAGACCGTCGAGGTAACTCTTACCCCGGTCATCCCAGATCCGCACTCCCTCACCGCGCGTGATGATGGGCGGCGATATGCCCTCACCATGCCGGGCGAAGTGACCCCACAGGTGGCGGGACGCCTTTTCCTGTAGGTCGCCGGAGATCTCGTGTGCTACATCGACGGTTGTCACCGTGTACCCCAATTGTATTGTTGTTTCACTAGTTTCAGATAAACCAGGGTTTCCGTGGAGGTCACCCCGGGCACGGCACGGATCTGCTTGTTCAGCAGAACCAACAGGTCGTCATCGTCCTCGCAGACCACCTCGACGATCGCGTCGAAGGTTCCGGCAGTGAGCACCACGTAGTCGACCGCCTCCAGCTCCGCCAGCCGGTCGGCCACCTCGGTGGTGTCACCGGAGCATTTGATGCCGATCATGGCCTGGCGCGCGAACCCCAGCTGCATGGGATCGGTGACCGCCACGATCTGCATGACACCGGCGTCGATCATGCGTTGCACCCGTTGACGCACCGCCGCCTCCGAGAGGCCCACCGACTTGCCGATGGTCGCGTATGGGCGCCGCCCATCCTGCTGGAGCTCCTCGACAATCGCCTTGGAAGCCTCATCAAGCTGGAATGCCGCAGACCCGTTACCGGGATCGGCGACCCGCAACAAACGTCTCTTCGTGTTGGCCACGAGCTCGATTGTGCACGGATTCCGTCATCTATTGCAATGTTTTACGACGAATTACCGTTAAGAGCGGACGATTGACGATGGAATCCGTGGCTTAAAGCACCGATTTTCGATACCGTGGCCAGGTGAGCGCACCGAGCAGCTGGATCAATGGCCGCCCAGTCACAACCCGCGGCGATACGTATCACGTGATCAACCCCGCGACCGGGACGACCGTCGCCGAACTAGGCCTCGCAACCCCTGCCGATGCCGATGCGGCAGTGGCGGCGGCCAGAGCCGCGGGGCCGGGCTGGGCCTCCTCAACCCCCGGCGACCGTGCCACTGTCCTGGCCAAACTGGCCGCCGGCATGGCGGCCAACGCGGACACACTGGTCGCCGAGGAGGTCTCCCAGACGGGTAAGCCGGTGCGCCTGGCAGCAGAGTTCGATGTGCCCGGCAGCATCGACAATGTCGAGTTTTTCGCCGGTGCCGCAAGACATCTGGAAGGTAAGGCAACCGCCGAATATTCGCCCGACCACACCTCCAGCATCCGCCGAGAGGCCGCCGGGGTGGTCGCCACCATTACCCCGTGGAACTACCCGCTGCAGATGGCGGTGTGGAAGGTGCTGCCCGCACTGGCGGCGGGGTGCACGGTGGTGATCAAACCCAGCGAGCTGACACCGCTGACCACACTGACCCTGGCACGTCTGGCCACCGAGGCCGGGCTGCCCGATGGCGTGCTCAACGTCCTCACCGGACGCGGCGACGACGTGGGCGGCGCACTCGCGGGCCATCCCGATGTGGATTTGGTGACCTTCACCGGTTCCACGGCCGTCGGCCGAAAGGTCATGGCAGCGGCCGCCGTTCATGGCCATCGGACGCAGTTGGAGCTCGGCGGCAAGGCCCCCTTCGTGGTGTTCGACGACGCCGACCTGGATGCCGCCATTCAGGGCGCGGTTGCCGGCGCGATCATCAACTCCGGGCAGGACTGCACGGCCGCTACCCGGGCGATCGTGGCTCGCGATCTGTACGACGACTTCGTCGCCGGAGTGGGCGAAGTGATGAACAAGATCGTCGTCGGCGATCCCCTGGATCCGAACACCGATATCGGACCGTTGATTTCGGCCCCCCACCGCGCCAGGGTGGCGGGCATCGTGGACCGCGCCCCCGCCCAGGGTGGCCGAATCGTCACCGGCGCAAGCTCACCGGATCAGCCGGGATTCTTCTACCGGCCCACCCTGATCGCCGATGTCACGGAGGCATCCGAGGCTTACCGTGACGAGATCTTCGGCCCGGTACTCACCGTGCGTGCGTTCTCCGATGACGACGACGCACTGCGCCAGGCGAACGACACCGCCTATGGCCTTGCCGCCTCGGCGTGGACGCGCGATGTCTACCGCGCGCAGCGGGCCTCGCGGCAGATCAAGGCGGGTTGCGTATGGATCAACGACCACATCCCCATCGTCAGCGAGATGCCGCACGGCGGGTTCGGCGCGTCCGGCTTCGGCAAAGACATGTCCGACTA contains:
- a CDS encoding Lrp/AsnC family transcriptional regulator, whose protein sequence is MANTKRRLLRVADPGNGSAAFQLDEASKAIVEELQQDGRRPYATIGKSVGLSEAAVRQRVQRMIDAGVMQIVAVTDPMQLGFARQAMIGIKCSGDTTEVADRLAELEAVDYVVLTAGTFDAIVEVVCEDDDDLLVLLNKQIRAVPGVTSTETLVYLKLVKQQYNWGTR
- a CDS encoding gamma-aminobutyraldehyde dehydrogenase, with product MSAPSSWINGRPVTTRGDTYHVINPATGTTVAELGLATPADADAAVAAARAAGPGWASSTPGDRATVLAKLAAGMAANADTLVAEEVSQTGKPVRLAAEFDVPGSIDNVEFFAGAARHLEGKATAEYSPDHTSSIRREAAGVVATITPWNYPLQMAVWKVLPALAAGCTVVIKPSELTPLTTLTLARLATEAGLPDGVLNVLTGRGDDVGGALAGHPDVDLVTFTGSTAVGRKVMAAAAVHGHRTQLELGGKAPFVVFDDADLDAAIQGAVAGAIINSGQDCTAATRAIVARDLYDDFVAGVGEVMNKIVVGDPLDPNTDIGPLISAPHRARVAGIVDRAPAQGGRIVTGASSPDQPGFFYRPTLIADVTEASEAYRDEIFGPVLTVRAFSDDDDALRQANDTAYGLAASAWTRDVYRAQRASRQIKAGCVWINDHIPIVSEMPHGGFGASGFGKDMSDYSLEEYLSIKHVMSDITGTAEKDWHRTIFAKR
- a CDS encoding aspartate aminotransferase family protein is translated as MTTVDVAHEISGDLQEKASRHLWGHFARHGEGISPPIITRGEGVRIWDDRGKSYLDGLSGLFVVQAGHGRAELAEAAARQAEKLAFFPLWSYATPTAIELADRIAGYAPGDLNRVFFTTGGGEAVESAWKLAKQFFKLTGKPGKHKVISRAIAYHGTPQGALAITGLPAFKAPFEPLTPGGFRAPNTNFYRAPEAYAHDPKAFGRYCADRIAEAIEFEGPDTVAAVFLEPVQNAGGCFPPPPGYFERVREICDEYDVLLVSDEVICAFGRIGSMFACEDFGYQPDIITCAKGMTSGYSPIGAMIATDRLFEPFNDGKTTFPHGYTFGGHPVSAAVALANLDIFEREGLNDRVHENAPVFRATLEKLHDLPIVGDVRGEGYFYGIELVKDKTTKETFTGEESERLLRGFLSAALWDAGLYCRADDRGDPVIQLAPPLISGKQEFDAIEQILRGVLTEAWARL
- a CDS encoding acetolactate synthase large subunit, which produces MSAPAKPKPASASGPAPAAAPEANTVAPQRVTGAQSVVRSLEELGVEVIFGIPGGAVLPVYDPLYDSVKVRHVLVRHEQGGGHAASGYAHASGKVGVMMATSGPGATNLVTPLADAQMDSIPVVAITGQVGRGLIGTDAFQEADISGITMPITKHNFLVNNAEDIPRVIAEAFYIAQSGRPGAVLVDIPKDVLQAQTTFSWPPQIYLPGYKPVTKPHGKQVREAVRLIAAAKRPVLYVGGGVIRADASPELKELAELTGIPVVTTLMARGAFPDSHELHMGMPGMHGTVGAVAALQRSDLLITLGARFDDRVTGQLDSFAPDAKVIHADIDPAEIGKNRHADVPIVGDVKNVISELTEAIRNDRATGATTDLSEWWEYLSGIRATYPLGYDAQHDGSLGPEFVIETLGKIAGPDAVYVAGVGQHQMWAAQFVKYENPRTWLNSGGLGTMGFAVPAAMGAKMARPEAEVWAIDGDGCFQMTNQELATCAIEGVPIKVALINNGNLGMVRQWQTLFYDQRYSQTDLATHSRRIPDFVKLAEALGCVGLRCEREEDVAKVIEEARAINDRPVVIDFIVGADAQVWPMVAAGTSNDEIQAARGIRPLFDDDDTAEQEGSR
- a CDS encoding PH domain-containing protein, translating into MTEEKRTVIRTSPMAHFMSGFLALGILTFVLYLPVLAPLLLIPAAMSYAIFRYRTAVDTESVQVRTLASTRTLPWTEVKGLGFDRHAWARAELVDGTSLRLPAVTFSTLPILSAASNGRVPNPYQGVQR
- a CDS encoding saccharopine dehydrogenase family protein is translated as MRILIVGAGGVGSAAAFIAARREFFEALVIADYDMARAQAVVDRLGDPRFTAARIDASCADDVAALCREHRITHALNAVDPRFVMSMFDGCFAAGVTYLDMAMSLSHRHPERPYELPGVMLGDEQFAAAEKWEAAGLLALVGIGVEPGLSDVFARYAADHLFSEIDELGTRDGSNLEVQGYRFAPSFSIWTTIEECLNPPLIWERNKGFFTTEPFSEPEVFDFPGGIGPVECVNVEHEEVVLMPRWVNARRVTFKYGLGAEFINVLRTLRLVGLDSTDPVSVHADGRAAAVSPRDVVAACLPDPAGLGHLMRGATCAGLWVTGTGKDGKPREVYLHHVVDNEWTMARDGAQCVVWQTAVNPVVALELLAEGAWSGTGVLGPEAFDSLPFLDRLNTFGAPWGMQDRLAA